The Candidatus Poribacteria bacterium DNA segment TAAGTGCCCTTTCCTTATAGCAATTAGGGATTACAGCTACGGCAATGGCGATCATGAATTCTTCGGTCGTGGTGTTTTTTCCCTATTATTTGACCGAAACACAATCTTTCAAACGTTAAATTCAAAGATTGAACTCCGATGTTTTACTGGATTCGTGGGCGTTTTAGAGGAATTAACATAATATTTTAGAGGGTATCGGATACTGAGATTATCTGTGAAAGCCGTGGGAGGGCAACTATGAAAGGATTTTTTGGAATCAGGCGATGCAAAGGATATTTGTGCGTATCGTTGCTTTCATTGCACCGCGTTTAGAGATTGTTGATTTCACCGTCTTTTTTTTCGTTGGGTACGTTTCTGTGGTGGGCCTCCTTGTGGTGGATCTCCTTGCTGATTAACTACCAAGCGGTTCACCGGTTGAACCTGTTGAATGTAGGCAATTCCGTTGTGGTTTTCAATAATTTTGATTGCGTGAGTACTTAGGAAGGTATGTATGCAAGCGTGATGAACTGAGAGAACAGCATCTTGTAGAGCTGCGTTTCCTTCTTCTTCAAGAAAAGATACTTTTAATCCTAGATCTTTACAGTACTCTGATGACAAATGGCGATTATGGGATTTAAATACCTCGTAATTTTTAAGCGTACCTACGATCGTATCAATTAAGCACTGTGCGTCCTTTTCGTCCATACCACTAAACATCCCTGTGCTGAGCCATTCGGTAACCATCTTTTCTGTTAATTGAATAGCTTTTTGACATTGGTCACGGAGAGAGAGGTTATACTTGCTAAGAATTGGGTACCATACAACGATCCTGCTTTGATCCTTTTTTATCTCTTCGTGAGCTTGATCAAAGCTATCTATGACACTCTGCGCGGGTTCCCCATTCACTTGTGGGTCAATTGGACCAAGACTCGAATGTTTTCCCATAAAAATCTCTTTACAAGCACAAGCAATCATCGTCCCGGCAGACGCAGCTAAGTGTGGAACAAACGCCCGGATATCTGTCCCGTACATTGAGCGGAGATAGTCAACGATACGTTCGGTAGCAGCTTGTTCACCTCCAGGGGTATGCAATATCAAATCTAGCCCATTAGAGCGGTCAATCCCGCGTGATACGGTCATAAAACCGCTCATATCCTGATCATTTATTGATATTGATCTTGTATCCACGTTTGACTTATATAGCCAACCTGAATAATATATGACGATGTTCCGTCCCGTTAGTTGATGAAGTTTTTGGAGATAACTTCGCCGAATAACGTCGAAGGTACTTCCAGTCCGGTGGATCTCATGTTGGATTTCATTCAAGTCAGGCATCTTCAGATTCTCTATATGGAGTTGTTGTGTTTCCAGTTTC contains these protein-coding regions:
- a CDS encoding S49 family peptidase; protein product: MPDLNEIQHEIHRTGSTFDVIRRSYLQKLHQLTGRNIVIYYSGWLYKSNVDTRSISINDQDMSGFMTVSRGIDRSNGLDLILHTPGGEQAATERIVDYLRSMYGTDIRAFVPHLAASAGTMIACACKEIFMGKHSSLGPIDPQVNGEPAQSVIDSFDQAHEEIKKDQSRIVVWYPILSKYNLSLRDQCQKAIQLTEKMVTEWLSTGMFSGMDEKDAQCLIDTIVGTLKNYEVFKSHNRHLSSEYCKDLGLKVSFLEEEGNAALQDAVLSVHHACIHTFLSTHAIKIIENHNGIAYIQQVQPVNRLVVNQQGDPPQGGPPQKRTQRKKRR